Proteins encoded in a region of the bacterium genome:
- the rho gene encoding transcription termination factor Rho, with amino-acid sequence MSALSKMTIADLTKKAKELKVEGISSLRKQDLIFKILHAQAESNGLLFDEGVLEILPDGFGFLRSPNNNYLPGPDDIYISPSQIKRFSLSKGDTVSGQVRPPKEGERFFALLRVEAVNSENPENVRDRVLFDNLTPLYPSGQIKLETKPTEVSMRVMDILTPIGKGQRGLIVAAPRTGKTILLQQIANGITTNHPEIILIVLLIDERPEEVTDMQRSVRGEVISSTFDEPADRHIQVAEMVMEKAKRLVEHKRDVVVLLDSITRLARAYNTATPSSGKVLSGGLDSNALQKPKRFFGAARNIEEGGSLTIIATALVDTGSRMDDVIFEEFKGTGNMEANLDRRLVDKRIFPTIDIHRSGTRKEELLLSEDELNKVWLLRKALSSLNVVEAMEFLLGKLQTTKSNKDFFKLLELNNIQ; translated from the coding sequence ATAAGTGCCCTGTCCAAGATGACCATAGCAGATTTAACAAAGAAAGCAAAAGAGTTGAAAGTAGAAGGAATATCTAGCCTCAGAAAACAGGATTTAATTTTCAAAATTTTGCATGCCCAAGCTGAATCTAATGGACTTCTATTCGATGAGGGGGTACTGGAAATTTTACCTGATGGTTTCGGTTTCTTGAGGTCTCCTAACAACAATTACTTGCCCGGTCCGGATGACATCTATATTTCTCCTTCACAAATTAAGCGTTTCAGTTTGAGTAAGGGGGACACTGTTTCTGGGCAGGTACGTCCACCAAAAGAAGGTGAGCGTTTTTTTGCTCTTTTACGTGTAGAAGCGGTCAATAGCGAAAATCCAGAGAATGTTCGTGACCGCGTACTATTTGATAATCTAACTCCTCTTTATCCCAGTGGACAAATTAAATTAGAAACTAAACCTACGGAGGTATCCATGCGGGTAATGGACATTTTGACTCCCATTGGAAAGGGACAGAGAGGGCTGATTGTTGCTGCACCGCGAACAGGGAAAACTATTTTATTGCAACAAATTGCAAATGGTATTACAACTAACCATCCAGAGATTATTCTGATAGTGTTGCTCATAGATGAAAGACCTGAGGAAGTTACCGATATGCAAAGGTCAGTAAGAGGAGAGGTGATCTCTTCAACCTTTGATGAGCCGGCGGATCGCCACATCCAAGTAGCAGAAATGGTTATGGAAAAGGCAAAGAGACTGGTTGAACATAAAAGAGATGTGGTCGTCTTGCTGGATAGCATAACTCGTTTAGCCAGGGCTTATAATACCGCAACTCCCTCCTCTGGTAAGGTGTTATCTGGCGGTTTAGATTCTAATGCTCTACAGAAGCCCAAGCGTTTTTTTGGTGCTGCCCGCAATATTGAAGAAGGGGGCAGCCTGACAATCATTGCTACAGCACTGGTTGATACAGGAAGCCGGATGGACGATGTCATCTTTGAAGAATTTAAAGGGACGGGTAACATGGAAGCTAATCTCGATCGTAGATTAGTTGACAAAAGAATATTTCCCACAATTGATATTCACCGCTCTGGGACGAGAAAAGAGGAGCTCCTTCTTTCTGAAGATGAACTGAACAAAGTGTGGCTTCTGCGAAAGGCATTGAGCTCCTTGAACGTCGTGGAAGCGATGGAGTTTTTACTAGGGAAATTGCAGACTACCAAGTCGAATAAAGATTTTTTTAAATTACTGGAACTGAATAACATCCAGTAA
- a CDS encoding DUF2914 domain-containing protein has protein sequence MYKALIFSLILLLSLISAKPVAAQEEQLSEEQVEVEETKLTVETRIGVGVEESELVGEASTFPLSVDRVYCWTCVKGADEPTEVIHVWYYGVEKMAEVVLPVKYSRHRTWSYKTIIPEWKGQWSVEILDAAGNKLDSIAWEITEIIEETTE, from the coding sequence ATGTATAAGGCGCTAATTTTTTCGTTGATCCTTTTGTTAAGTCTAATCTCGGCTAAGCCAGTAGCTGCTCAAGAGGAACAACTGTCAGAAGAACAGGTAGAAGTAGAAGAGACGAAACTTACAGTAGAGACCAGAATAGGGGTAGGAGTCGAAGAGAGCGAGCTTGTTGGAGAGGCTTCCACTTTCCCGCTTTCTGTGGACAGAGTTTACTGTTGGACTTGTGTGAAAGGGGCAGATGAGCCAACGGAGGTCATCCATGTCTGGTATTATGGTGTAGAGAAGATGGCAGAAGTGGTACTTCCTGTCAAATATTCCAGACACCGTACCTGGAGCTACAAAACGATTATACCTGAATGGAAAGGCCAGTGGAGTGTGGAGATTCTCGACGCGGCCGGCAATAAGTTAGATTCCATTGCCTGGGAAATAACAGAAATAATAGAAGAGACTACTGAATAG
- a CDS encoding YraN family protein has protein sequence MSNKRINLGRKGEDISVKFLKKQGYKIMERNYRCSLGEIDIVAKDKNILCFVEVKTRKTKEYGLPEEAIDGHKQKKLAKVALVYLKEKKIYKQDLRFDVVSVYSNHIELIKDAFIVNTDYAY, from the coding sequence ATGAGTAATAAAAGAATAAATTTAGGTAGAAAAGGGGAAGACATATCCGTAAAGTTCTTAAAAAAGCAGGGATATAAGATTATGGAGAGGAATTACCGTTGTTCTTTAGGTGAAATCGATATCGTTGCTAAAGACAAAAACATTCTTTGTTTTGTGGAAGTCAAGACGCGAAAGACAAAAGAATACGGTTTACCTGAAGAAGCAATAGATGGGCATAAACAAAAGAAGCTTGCTAAAGTAGCTTTAGTATATCTTAAAGAAAAGAAAATTTATAAGCAAGATCTTAGATTCGATGTTGTTTCTGTTTATTCCAATCATATAGAACTTATTAAAGATGCTTTTATTGTAAATACGGATTATGCCTACTAA
- the rplS gene encoding 50S ribosomal protein L19: MDSLLKRATTEMLKKELPHFLVGDTVRVISKVFEGGSERVHAFEGVVISRSGRGVSETFTVRKLSYGIGVERVFPLHSPQIKEVSVIKSGRVRRAKLYYLRKKTGKAARVKDKKLNE, encoded by the coding sequence ATGGACAGTTTGCTAAAAAGAGCGACTACGGAGATGTTAAAAAAAGAGCTACCACACTTCCTCGTTGGCGATACAGTGCGTGTCATTTCAAAAGTTTTCGAAGGCGGGAGTGAAAGGGTTCACGCCTTTGAAGGAGTGGTCATTAGCCGTTCTGGGAGGGGCGTAAGTGAAACTTTCACTGTGCGAAAGCTTTCTTATGGTATAGGAGTGGAGAGGGTTTTTCCTCTCCATTCTCCTCAGATTAAAGAGGTAAGTGTTATTAAGAGCGGAAGAGTTCGCCGGGCAAAGCTGTATTATTTGCGTAAAAAGACAGGTAAAGCTGCGCGAGTTAAAGATAAAAAACTAAATGAGTAA
- the trmD gene encoding tRNA (guanosine(37)-N1)-methyltransferase TrmD encodes MQIDVITIFPQMLERIIKESILKRAQQKNIVKINIHNLRDFALDKHSVVDDYSYGGGAGMVLKPEPIFRAVEKIVGSRKRKRKVRIILLTPQGQTFNQAKAKELSQEEHLLFICGHYEGVDERVKENLITDEISIGDYVLTGGELPAMVIIDSLVRILPGVLNKRESFENDSFYQGLLDYPHYTRPRRFREKSVPALLLSGNHSQIKEWRRQEALKNTLNKRSDLLEKITLSAEDQKILKELKKKQDRGKAITF; translated from the coding sequence ATGCAGATCGATGTAATAACTATATTTCCACAAATGTTAGAAAGAATAATTAAAGAAAGTATCTTAAAGCGGGCGCAACAGAAAAACATTGTTAAAATTAACATCCATAATTTGCGTGATTTTGCTTTAGATAAACACTCTGTTGTGGACGATTATTCTTATGGTGGTGGGGCGGGGATGGTTTTGAAACCCGAGCCTATATTTCGCGCTGTAGAAAAAATCGTAGGTAGTAGAAAAAGAAAACGTAAGGTGCGCATTATTCTTTTGACTCCCCAGGGACAAACCTTCAATCAGGCTAAAGCCAAGGAACTTTCACAGGAGGAACACTTGCTGTTTATCTGTGGGCATTATGAGGGGGTGGACGAGCGGGTCAAGGAGAACTTAATTACTGATGAGATTTCCATTGGCGATTATGTTTTGACAGGGGGAGAATTGCCGGCAATGGTAATTATCGATTCTCTGGTAAGGATATTGCCAGGAGTTTTAAATAAAAGAGAGTCTTTTGAGAATGATTCCTTCTACCAGGGATTATTAGATTATCCACATTACACCCGGCCGCGAAGGTTTAGGGAGAAGTCTGTTCCCGCCCTTCTTTTATCGGGGAACCATAGCCAAATTAAAGAGTGGCGAAGACAAGAAGCGCTAAAAAACACTTTAAACAAAAGGTCGGATCTTTTAGAAAAGATAACACTTTCTGCAGAAGACCAAAAAATCTTAAAAGAACTTAAGAAAAAACAAGACAGGGGCAAGGCGATTACTTTCTGA
- the rimM gene encoding ribosome maturation factor RimM (Essential for efficient processing of 16S rRNA) produces MEENDKNLIFLGEIVNTQGRKGEVKLISYLSLSSFVTRDGRSLLESMKNVYLVNPDGERKETRILGMREHKGFIILKFAGYDTISQAEQLKKYKVACKRLPLARGAYYVRDLMGMDVFAKDKTGLRRLGKIVDIFGTGSNDIYVIKEETKEILFPALKKFVKEININKKRMIIDLPEEL; encoded by the coding sequence ATGGAAGAGAATGATAAAAATTTAATCTTTTTGGGAGAGATTGTTAATACACAGGGACGCAAAGGTGAAGTGAAACTCATTTCCTACCTGTCCTTATCAAGCTTCGTCACCAGAGACGGAAGGAGTCTTTTAGAAAGCATGAAGAATGTCTATTTAGTGAATCCAGATGGGGAGAGAAAGGAAACCCGGATACTTGGTATGAGGGAACATAAAGGATTCATTATCCTGAAATTTGCTGGTTATGATACTATTAGCCAGGCAGAGCAGTTGAAGAAATATAAGGTCGCTTGCAAGAGACTTCCCTTGGCGAGGGGAGCTTACTATGTTCGAGATTTGATGGGAATGGACGTTTTTGCGAAAGACAAAACGGGTCTGCGCAGGCTTGGAAAAATTGTGGATATTTTTGGAACAGGGTCAAATGATATTTATGTAATCAAAGAAGAGACTAAAGAGATTTTATTTCCCGCACTAAAAAAATTTGTAAAGGAAATTAATATTAATAAAAAAAGAATGATAATTGATCTTCCTGAGGAGCTATAA
- a CDS encoding KH domain-containing protein — MKELVSHVVKQLVDNPEKVKVKEVKGEQNIILELSTAKEDIGRVIGKQGRTIKALRTLLNAASVKTGHRVTIEVIK, encoded by the coding sequence TTGAAAGAATTAGTTAGTCATGTAGTTAAACAGTTAGTAGATAATCCCGAAAAGGTTAAAGTCAAAGAAGTAAAAGGAGAACAGAATATAATTTTGGAACTGTCTACAGCGAAGGAAGACATAGGCAGAGTAATTGGCAAGCAAGGAAGGACTATTAAAGCACTTCGCACATTGCTTAATGCTGCTTCTGTGAAGACAGGACATCGAGTCACGATTGAGGTCATTAAATAA
- the rpsP gene encoding 30S ribosomal protein S16: MSIIIRLKRIGTHKRPFYTIVAVDSRKKRDGRVLEILGHYNPREARERVAFFQEKIKAWMKKGALVSPTVKSLLKIHKEKE, from the coding sequence ATGTCCATAATAATTAGATTGAAGAGAATTGGCACACATAAGCGGCCTTTCTACACTATTGTGGCAGTTGATTCGAGAAAGAAAAGAGATGGACGAGTATTAGAAATTCTTGGTCATTATAATCCCCGCGAGGCCAGAGAAAGAGTTGCTTTCTTTCAAGAAAAGATTAAAGCCTGGATGAAGAAAGGTGCGTTAGTTTCACCTACGGTAAAAAGTTTATTGAAAATTCACAAGGAAAAAGAATAA
- the rpe gene encoding ribulose-phosphate 3-epimerase yields MIKIAPSILDCDFTNLKESIWLVEKAGVDMLHLDIMDGHFVPNISFGPQIVKSIKKITKLPLDVHLMIENAQEFISIFARAGARIITVSAEACINLREVIEAIKKEGLEVGVALKPQTPVESLLNYLNQIDMALLMTVEPGFGGQKFISSVLPKIAHLRDYISKNRLDVDIQVDGGIDLNTARSTVDNGANILVSGEYIFGSPDPRKAIADLRRACNLSQKKSASK; encoded by the coding sequence GTGATTAAGATTGCTCCGTCTATTCTAGATTGCGATTTTACTAACTTAAAGGAATCGATATGGCTGGTTGAAAAAGCGGGAGTTGATATGTTGCATCTCGATATTATGGATGGTCACTTTGTTCCTAATATTTCTTTTGGACCTCAAATCGTCAAATCCATAAAGAAGATAACCAAACTTCCCCTTGACGTCCATCTAATGATAGAGAATGCTCAAGAATTTATATCTATCTTTGCTCGTGCTGGAGCAAGAATTATTACAGTTTCCGCAGAAGCTTGTATTAATCTTAGAGAGGTAATTGAAGCAATTAAAAAGGAAGGGTTGGAAGTAGGAGTGGCTCTCAAGCCCCAGACGCCTGTTGAGTCTTTGTTGAACTACTTAAATCAAATTGACATGGCCCTGTTGATGACAGTAGAGCCAGGTTTTGGGGGACAGAAGTTCATTAGTTCTGTCTTACCCAAGATTGCTCATCTTCGAGACTACATTTCAAAAAATCGGTTGGATGTAGATATTCAGGTTGATGGCGGAATTGACCTTAACACGGCGCGGTCGACAGTAGACAATGGCGCAAATATTCTGGTTAGCGGTGAGTATATTTTCGGCTCACCCGATCCCAGGAAAGCAATTGCCGATCTCCGTCGAGCGTGTAACCTCTCTCAGAAGAAATCCGCCAGTAAATAA
- a CDS encoding PASTA domain-containing protein, which produces MKAILGILILISVMLLGFFSLQQGIKKFIKLILATFASIVFGVLIFNQLMGIVVHQKKEIMIPDLTGRTVGQAFQILSDQDLYIKKVGEQYNENIPDGSIIFQEPLPGSVVKEGKVIKVIISSGGQVIFVSQLVGRSLREAKILLRQTGLVLGEETGIYSEEIKKDFVIAQDPSPEEIVARGSMINLVISLGPAREAEVPLMVNLLGQNIKSARKILRDMNLSLGEIKETVNDSVPQGTILKQEPHTGEIVDENTIVKVTVAKKSEEHKIIREATVYYEVSQGVLDRDVLIVVVDGQGEREVYHKIHSPGTKISLPIQVLGKAKAKIFVNSILVREIEL; this is translated from the coding sequence ATGAAAGCAATACTAGGAATTTTAATTCTAATTTCTGTTATGTTACTTGGGTTTTTTTCTCTCCAACAGGGGATAAAAAAATTTATTAAACTCATTCTGGCTACTTTTGCCTCTATAGTATTTGGAGTTCTCATCTTCAACCAATTGATGGGGATAGTTGTTCATCAGAAGAAAGAGATTATGATTCCCGATCTAACCGGAAGGACTGTGGGGCAGGCTTTCCAGATTTTAAGTGACCAGGACTTATATATTAAGAAAGTTGGCGAACAATATAATGAGAATATACCCGATGGCAGTATTATTTTTCAGGAACCGCTGCCAGGGTCAGTAGTGAAGGAAGGAAAAGTTATTAAAGTTATCATTAGTTCTGGTGGTCAGGTTATTTTCGTTTCTCAGCTTGTAGGAAGGTCTTTACGCGAGGCAAAGATTCTCCTTCGTCAGACAGGCTTGGTCCTGGGCGAGGAAACAGGAATTTACTCAGAGGAAATAAAAAAGGACTTTGTAATAGCGCAAGACCCTTCACCCGAAGAAATCGTTGCCCGAGGAAGCATGATTAATCTGGTGATAAGCCTTGGTCCAGCCAGAGAAGCAGAAGTGCCTTTAATGGTTAATCTGCTTGGCCAAAATATTAAGAGCGCCCGGAAAATATTGCGGGATATGAATTTATCCTTAGGTGAAATTAAAGAAACTGTTAATGATAGTGTTCCTCAAGGCACTATTTTAAAACAAGAACCTCACACGGGTGAAATCGTCGATGAAAATACTATAGTCAAAGTAACTGTAGCAAAGAAAAGCGAAGAGCACAAAATAATCCGCGAAGCAACAGTATATTATGAAGTTTCCCAGGGAGTTTTAGATAGAGATGTTCTCATTGTGGTAGTGGATGGTCAAGGTGAAAGGGAAGTTTACCATAAAATACATTCTCCAGGAACGAAAATTTCATTGCCCATACAAGTTTTGGGAAAAGCAAAGGCAAAAATATTTGTTAACAGTATTCTGGTTAGGGAGATAGAATTGTGA
- the rsmB gene encoding 16S rRNA (cytosine(967)-C(5))-methyltransferase RsmB, which produces MKSARRIALEVLYKIEVKGAYSRIALDSALSTHELSKEDRALVTELVYGVIRHLNTLDWVLNTYRFKQNTEELSPYVRNILRLGAYQLMYLDKIPAYAAINESVEMSKEFGHAGIISLVNALLRAVSDNVKDIVYPDQQKNLSQYLSITYSHPQWLITRWLSRFGEKETIELCEINNQAPPLSIRTNTLKTTREELILTLEKENLKVEVSSIAPGGLKIKDFVSLTQLKSFRKGLFTVQGESSQLISYILAPKPGETVLDACAAPGGKTTHMAELMKNEGSIIALDIRKPRLEMIKENCMRLGVTNVKAELLDATKVSSLYSKRVDRCLVDAPCSSLGIIQSQPEVRWNRDYRGTLVKMPQVQYAILDEGSLCVKSKGVLVYAVCSLEPEEGERIIEKFLKERPLFHLESVKPYLPVSKEELVDENGFLKIYPHRHHMDGMFACRMVKM; this is translated from the coding sequence GTGAAATCTGCCAGGAGAATTGCTTTAGAAGTCCTATATAAGATTGAGGTAAAGGGTGCCTATAGCAGAATTGCTTTAGATAGTGCGCTCTCGACTCACGAGTTATCAAAAGAGGATAGGGCACTGGTTACCGAATTGGTTTATGGGGTGATTCGCCATCTCAATACTTTAGATTGGGTATTGAATACCTATCGTTTCAAGCAAAACACAGAAGAGTTATCCCCCTATGTGAGAAATATTTTGAGGTTGGGAGCTTACCAGTTAATGTATCTTGATAAGATTCCTGCCTACGCAGCAATTAACGAGTCAGTAGAGATGAGTAAGGAATTTGGGCACGCTGGTATTATTTCCTTGGTCAATGCACTACTACGTGCAGTTAGTGATAATGTAAAAGATATTGTCTATCCTGACCAACAAAAAAACCTCTCCCAATATCTTTCCATAACCTATTCTCATCCACAATGGTTAATTACGCGTTGGTTGTCGCGATTCGGAGAGAAAGAAACAATAGAGTTATGCGAAATCAATAATCAAGCACCTCCCCTTTCTATTCGCACCAACACACTGAAGACTACCCGGGAAGAGCTTATCCTTACCTTGGAGAAAGAAAATTTAAAAGTAGAGGTGAGTTCAATTGCTCCTGGAGGACTAAAGATAAAAGATTTTGTCTCTCTGACTCAATTGAAATCCTTCAGGAAGGGTCTGTTTACTGTCCAGGGAGAGAGTTCTCAGCTCATCAGTTATATTCTTGCACCTAAGCCTGGAGAGACTGTGTTGGACGCCTGTGCCGCCCCGGGCGGAAAAACTACACATATGGCAGAACTTATGAAAAATGAAGGTTCAATCATTGCTCTAGATATTCGTAAACCTCGATTGGAGATGATTAAAGAAAACTGTATGCGTTTGGGAGTAACCAATGTGAAAGCAGAACTTTTGGATGCTACTAAAGTAAGTTCCCTTTACTCAAAAAGAGTTGACCGATGCCTTGTGGATGCGCCTTGCTCCAGTCTGGGAATTATCCAGAGTCAGCCGGAGGTTCGTTGGAATAGAGATTATCGGGGGACTCTGGTTAAAATGCCCCAGGTGCAATATGCAATTTTAGACGAGGGCTCTTTATGTGTTAAATCCAAAGGTGTTTTAGTTTATGCGGTCTGCAGTTTGGAACCAGAAGAAGGCGAGAGAATTATTGAGAAGTTCTTAAAGGAGAGACCGTTATTCCATCTGGAATCAGTTAAGCCCTATCTTCCTGTTTCTAAAGAAGAACTGGTTGATGAAAATGGTTTCTTGAAAATTTATCCTCATCGTCACCACATGGATGGCATGTTTGCTTGTCGGATGGTGAAGATGTGA
- the fmt gene encoding methionyl-tRNA formyltransferase, with translation MRILFMGTPDFSLQFLRKIMESDEIVAIVTQGDRPSRRGHRLEYSGVKKFALQKNFTLFQPEKIADSNFVRNIKELAPDLIVVVAFGKVLSSEVLNIPRKGCVNIHFSLLPKYRGPAPVQWALLEGNSYTGVSSIFMKKEVDTGDIILQKKISIDPEDNYLTLQNRLCEAGVVLLGETLNLIREERVSGHPQDSSGISYAPLLKKSDGQINWNDSSRRILNRIRALNPWPGTYIKIKSGKKVKILEAKIIPVPVEADKGGFPKPGKIVEIRKGEGFVVACGEGSFLVTGVQPENKSVQRAYDYLQGARLTVGDMWGKE, from the coding sequence TTGCGTATCTTGTTTATGGGAACCCCTGACTTTTCCCTCCAGTTCTTGAGAAAGATAATGGAGAGTGACGAAATTGTAGCCATTGTCACTCAGGGGGATCGCCCTTCTAGACGGGGACATCGTTTGGAGTACTCAGGGGTAAAGAAGTTTGCTTTACAGAAAAACTTTACTCTCTTTCAACCCGAAAAGATTGCCGACAGCAATTTTGTTAGAAATATTAAAGAGTTAGCTCCGGATTTAATTGTGGTTGTTGCTTTTGGAAAAGTCTTGTCATCTGAAGTTTTAAATATTCCTAGAAAGGGTTGTGTGAATATTCATTTCTCTCTGCTTCCTAAGTACCGTGGCCCGGCTCCTGTGCAGTGGGCGCTTCTTGAAGGCAATTCTTATACAGGAGTATCGTCGATCTTTATGAAAAAAGAAGTAGACACGGGAGACATTATTTTACAGAAAAAGATTTCCATAGATCCTGAAGATAATTATTTAACATTACAGAACAGATTATGTGAAGCAGGGGTAGTTTTACTGGGAGAGACACTCAATTTGATAAGGGAGGAGAGAGTTTCTGGTCACCCTCAGGATAGCTCTGGCATCAGTTATGCGCCATTGTTGAAGAAGAGTGATGGTCAGATTAATTGGAATGACTCATCTCGTAGGATACTCAATCGCATTCGGGCACTTAATCCCTGGCCAGGAACTTACATTAAAATAAAAAGTGGAAAGAAAGTGAAAATATTAGAGGCTAAAATTATACCAGTACCTGTTGAGGCTGACAAGGGAGGCTTTCCTAAACCGGGAAAGATTGTGGAAATTAGAAAGGGGGAAGGATTTGTAGTAGCTTGTGGGGAAGGAAGTTTTCTGGTCACTGGGGTTCAGCCAGAAAATAAGTCTGTTCAGAGGGCTTATGATTATCTTCAGGGTGCCCGATTAACAGTTGGTGATATGTGGGGGAAAGAGTGA